The following are from one region of the Ignavibacteriales bacterium genome:
- a CDS encoding cytochrome b/b6 domain-containing protein codes for MESVAENSTEKQYQRFTRLNRLLHVVMIVCFLSLASTGMTLKFAYTSWAVFLSHLFGGFESAGYIHRVAAGTMIFLFVTHIIDLIRRKRREYGTWRAMLLGSDSMVFNKKDLQDLIGNFKWFIGKGPRPDYGRWTYWEKFDYFAVFWGMIVIGSTGLMLWFPEFFTLLLPGWLINVATIIHSDEALLATGFIFTVHFFNTHFRPEKFPMDLVVFTGRMTLEELKEDKPLEYEAMVKNGDLEKHLVEPYPEIVVRVIRIFGWTALSIGASMVILIIYAMVFAYQ; via the coding sequence ATGGAATCAGTTGCAGAAAATAGCACCGAGAAACAATATCAGCGGTTCACACGATTGAATCGGCTGCTGCATGTTGTCATGATCGTTTGTTTCTTAAGCCTGGCATCGACAGGGATGACACTGAAATTTGCCTATACCTCTTGGGCTGTATTCCTTTCTCATCTCTTTGGCGGATTTGAATCCGCGGGATATATTCATCGGGTTGCCGCTGGAACGATGATCTTCTTGTTTGTCACTCACATCATCGACCTGATTCGGCGTAAACGGCGCGAGTATGGAACATGGCGTGCAATGTTGTTGGGTTCGGATTCTATGGTCTTCAATAAAAAAGACTTGCAGGATCTCATTGGAAATTTCAAATGGTTCATCGGCAAGGGACCACGTCCCGATTATGGCCGATGGACATACTGGGAGAAGTTCGATTACTTTGCCGTGTTCTGGGGAATGATTGTTATCGGTTCAACAGGCTTGATGCTGTGGTTTCCCGAATTCTTTACGTTATTGCTTCCGGGGTGGCTCATCAATGTAGCAACGATCATTCATAGTGATGAGGCATTGCTTGCTACCGGATTTATTTTTACGGTGCATTTTTTCAACACTCACTTCCGTCCTGAGAAATTTCCAATGGATCTTGTTGTATTTACAGGACGCATGACGCTTGAAGAACTCAAAGAAGATAAACCACTCGAATATGAGGCCATGGTGAAAAACGGTGATCTCGAAAAACATTTGGTAGAACCATACCCTGAAATTGTTGTGCGGGTTATTCGTATATTTGGTTGGACAGCATTGTCGATCGGTGCCAGCATGGTCATCTTGATCATTTATGCAATGGTCTTCGCGTATCAGTAA
- the vorB gene encoding 3-methyl-2-oxobutanoate dehydrogenase subunit VorB, with protein MAGGNGKSNTRLMKGNEALAEAALRAGMQAYFGYPITPQTEVMEYLAIQAPNYPGVVILQAESELAAINMVHGASGAGARAMISSSSPGISLMQECLSYMASAQLPAVVVNVQRGGPGLGTIQPSQADYFQAVKGGGHGDYHLIVLAPSSVQEMVDFVFDAFRLSEKYRNPAMILADGALGQMMEKVTLPAAGSLPKTNFPWTTIGKPNSRERNIITSLFIQPERMEKLNLVLQEKYRQLQKEVRSEEFQTEDADIVLVAFGLTSRICNKTMTLAREKGLKVGLLRPITLYPFPTAALAALAERAKVFLTVEMNAGQMVEDVRLAINGKCEVHFYGRMGGMIPSPEEVLAQVESIAKEFQTAHA; from the coding sequence ATGGCAGGTGGAAACGGAAAATCTAACACTCGATTAATGAAAGGCAACGAAGCACTCGCTGAAGCCGCATTGCGGGCAGGTATGCAGGCATACTTTGGATATCCCATCACACCGCAAACAGAAGTAATGGAGTATCTTGCAATTCAGGCGCCAAACTATCCGGGCGTTGTAATCCTTCAAGCAGAAAGCGAACTTGCAGCAATTAATATGGTGCACGGTGCTTCCGGCGCCGGTGCGCGTGCAATGATTTCATCATCGAGCCCCGGCATCAGCTTGATGCAGGAATGTCTTTCCTATATGGCATCAGCGCAATTGCCGGCTGTGGTTGTCAATGTTCAGCGAGGCGGACCCGGTCTTGGCACTATTCAGCCGTCGCAGGCAGATTATTTTCAGGCGGTAAAAGGAGGCGGTCATGGTGATTATCATCTCATCGTACTTGCACCGTCTTCGGTGCAGGAAATGGTGGATTTTGTATTCGATGCATTTCGTTTATCGGAGAAGTACCGTAACCCGGCGATGATTCTTGCCGACGGCGCGCTCGGTCAAATGATGGAGAAGGTCACATTGCCTGCGGCGGGCTCTCTTCCAAAAACGAATTTCCCCTGGACGACGATCGGCAAACCAAATTCGCGCGAACGAAATATTATTACTTCTCTGTTCATCCAGCCGGAGCGGATGGAGAAACTCAATTTAGTCCTGCAGGAAAAGTATCGTCAGCTGCAGAAGGAAGTGCGGTCGGAAGAATTTCAAACCGAAGATGCAGACATTGTTCTTGTCGCGTTCGGATTAACATCCCGCATTTGCAATAAAACCATGACCCTGGCGCGCGAAAAAGGACTGAAGGTTGGATTGCTCCGTCCAATCACGCTGTATCCATTTCCGACAGCTGCGCTTGCAGCATTAGCAGAGCGTGCAAAAGTATTTCTGACGGTCGAAATGAATGCAGGACAAATGGTGGAAGATGTACGGCTCGCGATCAACGGCAAATGCGAGGTACATTTCTACGGACGGATGGGCGGAATGATTCCATCGCCGGAAGAAGTGCTGGCACAGGTGGAATCAATTGCCAAAGAATTTCAAACGGCGCATGCATGA
- a CDS encoding phosphate acyltransferase: MRFYINKAKSEPKRIVFPEGEEDKILRAAQVLLDEGIAKPILLGAPDAVNQHIKDLGLELKDVEIIRPRKSPRFEEYVSALYNLRKRKGMTSASARHLLRNNYNVYGMMMVEMGDADGLISGLTEHYPETIRPALQIIGTRAGVRKICGAYMMVFKNKTIFISDATVNIEPDAEDLADIALLTAEKALYMNVIPRVAMLSFSNFGSTQHPLTEKVRKAVEIIKKKAPNLVVEGEIMADTALDPDIVSEVFPFSEIKGDANVLICPDLTSANIAYKVLAKLGGATAIGPMLLGIRKPVYLLVPGCDVNDIVNITAVAVSEAQRIAENPPGSPDEVLRSYVK, translated from the coding sequence ATGCGATTCTATATCAACAAAGCAAAGAGCGAACCGAAGCGTATCGTTTTCCCGGAAGGCGAAGAAGATAAAATCCTTCGTGCAGCGCAAGTACTGCTTGATGAAGGAATTGCTAAACCGATATTGTTAGGAGCTCCGGATGCAGTAAATCAACACATCAAGGATCTTGGTCTTGAGTTGAAGGATGTGGAAATCATCCGTCCAAGAAAATCTCCGCGCTTTGAAGAATATGTGTCGGCGCTCTACAATCTTCGCAAACGGAAAGGAATGACCTCTGCATCGGCGAGACATCTGTTGAGAAATAATTATAATGTCTACGGCATGATGATGGTGGAGATGGGCGATGCCGATGGTTTAATCTCCGGATTGACGGAACATTATCCGGAAACAATTCGGCCAGCGCTTCAGATTATCGGCACACGTGCAGGTGTACGAAAAATTTGCGGCGCTTATATGATGGTTTTTAAAAACAAAACGATCTTTATTTCGGACGCGACCGTCAATATTGAGCCGGATGCAGAGGACCTTGCGGATATCGCCTTGCTGACTGCGGAGAAAGCACTTTATATGAATGTGATTCCGCGTGTGGCGATGTTGTCCTTCAGTAATTTTGGCAGCACGCAGCATCCTTTAACGGAAAAAGTGAGGAAAGCGGTAGAGATTATCAAAAAGAAAGCGCCTAATCTGGTTGTCGAGGGAGAGATCATGGCAGATACTGCGTTAGATCCTGATATCGTATCTGAAGTCTTCCCGTTCAGCGAAATCAAAGGTGATGCAAATGTGCTGATTTGTCCTGATTTGACATCAGCAAACATTGCATATAAAGTTTTAGCGAAACTTGGCGGTGCAACAGCGATTGGACCGATGTTGTTAGGAATTCGCAAGCCGGTGTATTTACTCGTACCTGGTTGCGATGTCAACGACATCGTCAATATTACAGCAGTTGCTGTTTCCGAAGCACAGCGCATTGCAGAAAATCCTCCTGGATCTCCTGATGAAGTTCTGCGCAGTTATGTAAAATGA
- a CDS encoding cytochrome c3 family protein produces MSIHIVQKKYIPIYAMMTNKIFLSRSKRFCFLLILTAIPALIASAQTVDDCLACHEDSSLTTERNGKVVSLFVNRAVQKRSPHAKLICTACHTGFDAQNVPHKEKIEPVNCLPCHKDAINRHAFHGPVLKAKSGSNALVSACKQCHGTHDVVAVKAKDSKHAGANLIETCGSCHTKVKDTFIHSEHAKALIAGVKGAPDCITCHKNPISKISAGLDTAQFKRAQEKVCLSCHLDDPNVKARTSPTAGFIASYDASVHGAAITRGNGNAANCVDCHGSHEMNKGSNPASRVYKQNIPKTCGTCHTNIAIQFQYSIHGSALQKGVNAAPTCTDCHGEHNILKHTDPKSPVAAGNVSSQVCSPCHSSVKLSQKFGFTSDRYQSFADSYHGLAGKHGSVEVANCASCHGVHDIKPSSDTTSRISKNNLVKTCGKCHPGANENFTKGSVHVIAEQRQEDLLYFVTSTYIILIVVVIGGMIVHNLLDFIKKSRRQLMYRRGLIERHHPGHRLYLRMTFEERIQHGTLLVSFLTLVLTGFALRFPDAWWVAGFRQISPVMFELRGILHRIAAVILVMASLYHLYYIFFTERGKQLVRDLLPVWKDVTDALGVMKFNLGFSKDKPQFARFSYIEKSEYWALVWGTIVMAVTGVILWFDNTFLGLITKLWWDVARTVHYYEAWLATLAIVVWHFYFIIFNPDIYPLNLAFWKGTLTEEEMEEEHPLELEEIKRKEMKYIEIDEKQSPDKL; encoded by the coding sequence GTGAGTATACATATTGTCCAAAAAAAATACATTCCAATTTATGCAATGATGACGAATAAGATATTTTTAAGCCGATCAAAAAGATTTTGTTTCCTGTTGATATTGACTGCGATACCAGCATTGATTGCCTCAGCACAAACAGTGGATGATTGCCTCGCCTGTCACGAAGATTCATCGCTGACGACGGAGCGAAATGGCAAAGTAGTCTCGCTTTTTGTTAATCGTGCTGTACAAAAAAGATCACCACATGCGAAACTTATATGTACGGCTTGCCATACCGGATTCGATGCACAAAATGTACCGCACAAGGAAAAAATTGAACCTGTCAATTGCCTCCCTTGCCACAAGGACGCAATCAATCGACATGCATTCCATGGTCCAGTACTAAAAGCAAAAAGCGGAAGTAATGCTCTTGTATCTGCCTGTAAGCAATGCCATGGTACACACGATGTTGTTGCCGTGAAGGCGAAAGATTCTAAGCATGCAGGTGCTAACTTAATCGAAACCTGTGGTAGTTGCCATACGAAGGTGAAAGACACTTTTATACATTCCGAACATGCCAAAGCGCTTATTGCTGGCGTGAAGGGCGCTCCGGATTGTATCACGTGTCATAAGAATCCGATCTCGAAAATCTCTGCAGGCCTTGATACTGCACAGTTCAAGCGTGCACAAGAAAAAGTCTGTCTCTCCTGCCACTTGGATGACCCTAACGTAAAAGCGAGGACGTCTCCGACGGCGGGATTTATTGCTTCATACGATGCGAGCGTGCACGGTGCGGCAATAACACGCGGCAATGGCAACGCTGCAAATTGCGTTGACTGTCATGGTAGTCACGAAATGAATAAAGGTTCTAATCCTGCTTCACGTGTTTATAAACAAAATATTCCAAAAACTTGTGGTACATGTCATACGAATATTGCTATTCAATTCCAATACAGCATACATGGTTCTGCTTTGCAAAAAGGGGTTAACGCCGCTCCGACCTGCACTGACTGTCATGGCGAACATAACATATTAAAACATACTGATCCAAAATCGCCTGTCGCTGCAGGAAATGTTTCCTCGCAGGTTTGCTCACCATGTCATTCTTCAGTAAAGTTAAGTCAGAAATTCGGGTTTACCAGCGATCGGTATCAAAGTTTCGCTGATAGTTATCATGGTTTAGCCGGTAAGCATGGTTCAGTGGAAGTTGCGAATTGTGCAAGCTGTCATGGTGTTCATGATATCAAGCCATCGTCAGATACGACCTCGCGCATCAGCAAAAATAATTTGGTAAAGACGTGCGGTAAATGTCATCCCGGTGCAAATGAGAATTTCACAAAAGGATCCGTGCACGTTATCGCAGAACAACGCCAGGAGGATCTACTCTATTTTGTAACCAGCACGTACATCATCCTTATTGTTGTGGTGATTGGTGGAATGATTGTTCATAACCTGTTGGATTTCATCAAGAAGTCGAGACGTCAACTGATGTATCGCCGCGGACTCATTGAGCGACATCATCCCGGTCATCGATTATACCTACGAATGACGTTTGAAGAACGAATCCAACACGGAACATTGTTAGTAAGCTTCTTAACACTGGTATTGACAGGGTTCGCATTACGCTTTCCCGATGCGTGGTGGGTTGCCGGGTTTCGGCAAATCAGTCCAGTGATGTTTGAATTGCGCGGGATTCTTCATCGTATTGCGGCTGTGATCTTAGTGATGGCAAGCCTCTATCATCTCTACTATATATTTTTCACCGAGCGCGGGAAACAACTTGTTCGAGATCTTCTGCCGGTCTGGAAGGATGTGACAGATGCGCTTGGTGTGATGAAATTCAATCTCGGCTTTTCGAAGGACAAACCACAGTTTGCCCGGTTCAGTTATATCGAAAAAAGCGAATACTGGGCGTTGGTCTGGGGTACGATTGTGATGGCCGTGACCGGCGTGATCCTTTGGTTTGACAACACATTTCTTGGCCTTATAACGAAGCTTTGGTGGGATGTTGCCCGCACCGTCCACTATTATGAAGCATGGCTTGCTACGCTTGCAATTGTCGTTTGGCATTTTTATTTCATTATCTTCAATCCGGATATCTATCCTTTAAATCTTGCATTCTGGAAGGGTACGTTAACGGAAGAGGAAATGGAAGAAGAACATCCGCTTGAGCTGGAAGAGATCAAGCGAAAAGAAATGAAATACATAGAAATTGACGAAAAGCAGTCTCCAGACAAATTGTAA
- a CDS encoding 2-oxoacid:acceptor oxidoreductase family protein codes for MSTTQEIIIAGFGGQGVLSMGQIIAYAAMEGNKEVSWMPSYGPEMRGGTANCTVIVSDSRISSPIITKFDTAIVLNQPSVEKFENAVKPGGILIYEKSTILRPPVRKDIEVLAIPGLEEAQKLKSKQVANMVLLGAFLELCPIVKLEHVLSALHNVLPPHRQHLIPLNEQALVRGRELAMEAAAETGAR; via the coding sequence ATGAGCACAACTCAAGAAATAATTATTGCCGGCTTTGGCGGTCAGGGCGTTCTTTCCATGGGGCAAATTATTGCGTACGCCGCAATGGAAGGGAATAAAGAAGTAAGCTGGATGCCCTCGTACGGCCCCGAGATGCGCGGCGGTACAGCAAATTGCACGGTGATCGTTTCTGATTCACGCATTAGTTCTCCTATTATCACAAAGTTTGATACTGCTATTGTGCTCAATCAGCCGTCGGTTGAAAAATTTGAAAACGCTGTGAAACCGGGCGGCATCTTGATCTATGAAAAGTCCACGATCCTCCGGCCGCCGGTAAGAAAAGATATCGAGGTTCTTGCAATTCCTGGATTAGAAGAAGCTCAAAAACTCAAAAGTAAACAGGTAGCAAACATGGTGCTGCTGGGTGCTTTTCTTGAATTATGTCCGATTGTAAAATTGGAACATGTACTAAGTGCTCTGCACAATGTTCTGCCTCCGCATAGACAGCATTTAATTCCTTTGAATGAACAAGCATTAGTGCGAGGCAGGGAATTGGCGATGGAAGCAGCAGCTGAAACGGGGGCACGATGA
- the ald gene encoding alanine dehydrogenase: MNIGILKETAPSERRVALTPGGVQTLVSLGAVVYVERNAGALSFFKDDEYISAGAVIVYSPEEVINRSEIVLKIAPPAESELKILHEGQTLFSALHLAISKRKTIETLLEKHVTAIGYELIENERGDLPIVQTMAEIAGQISIQVAAHYLQAREGGRGVLLGSIPGVPAADVLILGAGTVGRTAARVALGVGAKVMIIDKNISRLREVEDLFQWRIATAVSDQYNIECAVREADALIGAVLLKGERTPHLVSEELVKQMKPGSVIVDISIDQGGCVETSRPTTLTDPVYITHGIVHYCVPNTPASVPRTATVGWTNVLLPFLREATELGLEQVLRTDIGFSKGVCTFRGCCTNKAAAKAFDLKANDVQTLLNSPTNKIQ; the protein is encoded by the coding sequence ATGAACATCGGCATACTTAAAGAAACGGCTCCATCGGAACGGCGGGTAGCGCTGACACCGGGCGGTGTGCAAACATTGGTAAGTTTAGGCGCTGTTGTATATGTAGAACGGAATGCTGGGGCGCTTAGTTTCTTTAAGGACGATGAGTACATCAGTGCAGGCGCAGTGATTGTGTACAGTCCGGAGGAAGTTATTAATCGTTCCGAGATAGTTTTAAAAATTGCGCCGCCTGCTGAGTCGGAGCTCAAAATTCTTCATGAGGGACAAACACTCTTTTCCGCATTGCATCTTGCCATCTCCAAACGAAAAACAATAGAAACACTTCTTGAAAAGCATGTGACTGCAATCGGGTATGAATTGATTGAAAATGAGCGGGGCGATTTGCCGATTGTCCAAACGATGGCAGAAATTGCCGGGCAGATTTCAATTCAAGTGGCGGCGCATTATCTTCAGGCCCGCGAAGGCGGACGCGGCGTACTTTTGGGAAGTATTCCGGGTGTCCCTGCCGCCGATGTGCTCATTCTTGGCGCTGGAACTGTGGGACGCACTGCAGCGCGTGTCGCGCTTGGAGTTGGAGCGAAGGTGATGATTATCGACAAGAACATTAGCCGCTTGCGCGAAGTGGAGGATTTGTTTCAATGGAGAATCGCCACTGCCGTTTCCGATCAATACAATATTGAGTGTGCGGTGCGCGAAGCAGACGCGCTCATTGGTGCTGTTCTGTTGAAAGGCGAAAGGACTCCGCATTTAGTTTCTGAAGAGTTGGTGAAACAGATGAAACCTGGTTCTGTCATTGTCGATATTTCTATTGACCAAGGCGGGTGTGTAGAAACGAGCCGTCCAACAACATTGACTGATCCGGTGTATATAACTCACGGCATTGTACATTATTGTGTTCCAAATACTCCGGCTTCGGTACCGCGCACAGCAACTGTCGGATGGACAAACGTACTTCTTCCTTTCTTACGGGAAGCAACCGAGCTTGGCCTGGAACAAGTTCTTCGCACTGATATTGGGTTTTCCAAAGGTGTCTGTACATTCCGGGGATGCTGTACGAATAAAGCTGCGGCCAAAGCGTTCGATCTTAAAGCGAACGACGTTCAAACATTACTCAACTCTCCGACAAATAAAATCCAATAG
- a CDS encoding 4Fe-4S dicluster domain-containing protein: protein MIRGTVIVATEICKACELCITACPQDCLELSSQLNLKGYRYAQLKNDSCTGCINCAIVCPDSAITVYRQIKAMKSAAPKI, encoded by the coding sequence ATGATTCGAGGAACAGTTATTGTTGCAACGGAAATTTGTAAAGCATGCGAGTTGTGCATTACAGCTTGTCCGCAGGATTGTTTGGAGCTGTCATCCCAATTGAATTTGAAAGGTTACCGCTACGCACAGTTGAAGAATGATTCTTGTACCGGATGTATCAATTGCGCTATCGTCTGCCCTGACAGTGCTATAACAGTATACCGCCAAATAAAAGCGATGAAATCAGCGGCACCGAAAATCTAA
- a CDS encoding 4-hydroxybutyrate CoA-transferase codes for MNWLDQYKSKVVTVEEAVKVVKSKDRIFLSGNAATPLLLTNALAKRAPELSNVVVNHILLLGDDPLSKPGMAQHFRHNSLFVGPGDRQSIADGNSDYVPVHLSQVPALFSEKYIPLDVVLIHLSPPDAHGFMSFGAECAATKAAAENAKIVVAQVNERMPRTLGDVFIHVSRVHKIVECSVPILELQPITASEIEERIADFITPLIEDNATLQLGIGGIPDAVLARIEGRQHLGIHTEMISDGVVEAIEKGIITSQKKTLHPGKVVATFVMGTQKLYDYVHNNPLFELHPCDYTNNPFIIAQNEKMVAINSCIEVDITGQVCSDSIGTKIYSGFGGQVDFIRGAAHSKDGKPIIALPSTTKNGTVSRIVPQLKPGAGVVTSRADVHYVVTEYGVASLHGKNLHQRAEALIAIAHPSFRSELEEYLRNPKQYNPNAGGPV; via the coding sequence ATGAATTGGCTCGATCAATACAAGTCGAAAGTTGTGACGGTTGAGGAGGCGGTAAAGGTTGTCAAATCGAAAGACCGGATTTTTCTCAGCGGGAATGCTGCAACACCACTTCTGCTTACAAACGCACTTGCAAAACGAGCGCCGGAACTTTCCAATGTTGTAGTCAATCACATTTTGTTGCTGGGAGATGATCCGCTTTCCAAGCCCGGCATGGCTCAGCATTTCCGACACAATTCACTGTTTGTCGGCCCCGGCGATCGGCAGTCTATTGCTGATGGAAATTCGGATTATGTACCTGTACATCTCTCACAGGTTCCAGCACTTTTTTCTGAAAAATACATTCCTCTTGATGTTGTATTGATTCACCTTTCACCGCCGGATGCGCATGGATTTATGAGTTTCGGTGCCGAGTGCGCTGCTACGAAAGCAGCGGCGGAAAATGCAAAGATCGTTGTTGCACAGGTGAATGAGCGTATGCCGCGCACGCTGGGTGATGTGTTCATTCACGTTTCACGAGTACACAAAATCGTGGAATGCTCTGTGCCGATCTTGGAACTTCAACCTATCACAGCATCAGAGATTGAAGAGCGGATTGCTGATTTCATTACTCCTCTTATTGAAGACAATGCGACTCTGCAATTAGGCATTGGAGGTATACCGGATGCAGTACTGGCACGTATTGAAGGCAGACAGCATTTAGGCATTCACACAGAAATGATTTCCGACGGTGTTGTGGAAGCAATTGAGAAAGGAATTATTACAAGTCAGAAGAAAACGCTTCATCCGGGGAAAGTAGTGGCTACATTCGTAATGGGCACTCAAAAGCTCTATGACTATGTTCACAACAACCCGCTCTTCGAACTGCACCCATGCGACTATACCAATAATCCCTTCATCATTGCGCAAAACGAAAAGATGGTGGCAATCAATTCTTGCATCGAAGTGGATATTACGGGACAGGTCTGTTCTGATTCTATCGGCACGAAAATTTACAGCGGCTTCGGCGGGCAGGTGGATTTCATCCGCGGAGCAGCACATTCCAAAGACGGCAAACCAATTATTGCGCTCCCTTCGACAACGAAGAATGGTACGGTCTCCCGAATCGTTCCTCAACTCAAGCCCGGTGCAGGCGTAGTAACATCGCGGGCAGATGTACACTATGTCGTAACAGAGTACGGAGTTGCTTCACTCCATGGAAAAAATCTTCACCAACGAGCGGAAGCTCTCATCGCTATTGCGCACCCATCGTTTCGCTCAGAACTTGAAGAGTATTTACGAAATCCCAAACAGTACAATCCAAATGCCGGTGGTCCTGTCTGA
- a CDS encoding NapC/NirT family cytochrome c — protein MKRFFPPAFYNMRTLIGAAIASVSFGLVLFLTVLDLFAGEQKPYVGILTFIILPIFILFGLGLVFYGTWREHRREKRGLPHELKLPRIDLNDPRQRNAFFWISLGGLMLLIFSAFGSFKAYEYTDSDKFCGTMCHTVMSPEYTAYEFSPHARVGCVKCHIGPGAGWFVRAKLSGAYQVYATLFNKYPKPIPTPIENLRPAQETCEQCHWPKHFFSEKMLKNTYFLSDEKNTRWMLDLLIKIGGGNIEAGPTSGIHWHMNIANELTYIATDSQRQSIPWIRSKNPEGKVVVYQSTENSLTDEQIRTMKTRRMDCIDCHNRPTHIYHPPARSINHVMSLGWIDPNLPNVKSVSLKALENSYSTKQIGLDSIQLAIEGYYQMNYPELAKTKQDTIAKVISEVQKIFSRNYFPEMHVSWKKFPDNIGHMYYPGCFRCHDGKHVSGDGKVLSRDCNVCHTILAQQFEKEGLRLSLSGVEYRHPVDIGNAWKEMNCSDCHNAQ, from the coding sequence ATGAAACGTTTCTTTCCGCCAGCTTTTTACAATATGCGAACATTGATCGGTGCTGCAATTGCATCGGTCAGCTTCGGACTAGTGCTTTTCCTCACCGTTCTCGATCTTTTCGCAGGAGAGCAGAAACCGTATGTAGGAATACTTACTTTTATTATTTTGCCGATTTTTATTCTCTTTGGGCTGGGACTGGTGTTTTATGGTACATGGCGCGAGCATCGCCGTGAAAAAAGGGGGCTGCCGCATGAGTTGAAACTGCCCCGCATCGACTTGAACGATCCACGGCAGAGAAATGCATTCTTCTGGATTTCACTTGGCGGGTTGATGCTCTTAATCTTTTCTGCTTTTGGCAGTTTCAAAGCGTACGAGTATACGGATTCCGATAAATTCTGCGGCACGATGTGTCATACAGTCATGAGTCCGGAATACACTGCGTACGAATTTTCACCGCACGCCCGTGTTGGATGTGTTAAGTGTCATATCGGACCGGGGGCCGGCTGGTTCGTGCGGGCGAAGCTTTCCGGGGCGTATCAAGTGTATGCAACGCTTTTCAATAAGTATCCCAAACCAATACCGACACCGATTGAGAACCTGCGTCCTGCTCAAGAGACATGCGAACAGTGTCATTGGCCTAAGCATTTTTTCAGTGAGAAAATGCTGAAGAATACGTACTTCCTCTCCGATGAAAAAAATACACGCTGGATGCTGGATCTCCTTATCAAGATTGGCGGCGGGAATATCGAAGCAGGTCCAACATCCGGAATCCATTGGCACATGAACATTGCAAACGAGTTGACGTATATCGCAACGGATTCACAGCGTCAAAGCATTCCTTGGATACGGTCAAAAAACCCGGAAGGAAAAGTTGTTGTCTATCAAAGTACAGAAAACTCTTTGACAGATGAGCAGATTCGCACAATGAAAACTCGCCGGATGGATTGCATAGATTGTCATAACCGTCCTACACATATTTATCATCCGCCTGCAAGGTCGATCAATCATGTGATGTCATTGGGCTGGATTGATCCAAACCTTCCTAATGTGAAGAGCGTTTCTCTAAAAGCACTCGAGAATTCATATTCCACAAAACAGATCGGACTTGACAGCATACAACTGGCAATCGAAGGATATTATCAGATGAATTATCCGGAACTTGCCAAAACGAAACAAGACACAATCGCGAAAGTTATATCGGAAGTTCAAAAGATATTTAGCCGTAACTATTTTCCTGAAATGCATGTAAGTTGGAAAAAATTTCCGGATAATATAGGGCACATGTACTATCCCGGCTGTTTTCGCTGTCATGACGGAAAGCATGTTTCTGGCGACGGAAAAGTTCTGTCACGGGATTGCAATGTTTGCCATACAATCCTTGCCCAGCAATTCGAGAAGGAAGGATTGCGTTTGTCGTTAAGCGGTGTTGAATACCGACATCCGGTCGATATTGGAAACGCCTGGAAAGAAATGAATTGCAGTGATTGTCATAATGCTCAATAG
- a CDS encoding thiamine pyrophosphate-dependent enzyme, with translation METAAKIDGLEVVYAKPKTLTDTPTHYCPGCGHGVVHKILMEVVDEMTIQEEIIGVAPVGCAVFAYDYMNIDMQEAAHGRASAVATGVKRVLPDKYVFSYQGDGDLAAIGTGETIHTVNRGENILMLFINNGIYGMTGGQMAPTSLLGMKTTTSPFGREVATMGNPLKITELIAQLPGAYYVSRHSVHNTAAVRRLKKAISLSFKYQKEKRGTCFIEVVSNCPSGWKMTPVESNEWLEKNMFPTYPLGDIKVPKS, from the coding sequence ATGGAAACAGCAGCGAAAATTGACGGCTTAGAAGTCGTTTATGCAAAACCGAAAACACTTACCGATACCCCGACACACTATTGCCCGGGATGCGGACATGGCGTCGTGCATAAAATTCTGATGGAAGTCGTTGATGAAATGACTATTCAGGAAGAAATCATCGGTGTAGCACCGGTCGGATGCGCGGTGTTTGCATACGACTATATGAACATCGACATGCAGGAAGCCGCACACGGACGCGCAAGCGCAGTGGCGACAGGGGTCAAACGAGTTCTTCCCGATAAATATGTTTTTTCTTATCAAGGCGACGGCGATCTTGCGGCAATTGGTACCGGTGAAACAATCCATACCGTCAACCGCGGCGAGAATATTCTTATGCTCTTCATCAACAATGGTATATACGGAATGACGGGCGGTCAGATGGCTCCGACATCATTATTGGGCATGAAAACAACAACATCGCCATTCGGACGCGAAGTTGCAACCATGGGCAATCCGTTGAAGATCACAGAATTGATTGCACAGCTTCCCGGCGCGTACTATGTCTCACGGCACTCGGTGCACAATACGGCCGCAGTGCGTAGGCTGAAGAAGGCAATTTCTCTCTCATTCAAATATCAAAAGGAAAAAAGAGGAACCTGTTTTATCGAAGTCGTCTCTAACTGCCCGTCCGGCTGGAAAATGACGCCGGTTGAATCCAATGAGTGGTTAGAGAAAAACATGTTTCCAACATATCCGCTTGGCGATATCAAAGTGCCGAAGAGTTAA